In the genome of Variibacter gotjawalensis, one region contains:
- a CDS encoding ribose-phosphate pyrophosphokinase: protein MSAKNGAIKLVAGNSNRALSEAIAAYLAVPLTQATVRRFADMEIFVEIQENVRGSDVFILQSTSFPANDHLMELLIITDALRRASARRITAVLPYFGYARQDRKVGGRTPISAKLVANLITHSGVDRVMTVDLHAAQIQGFFDIPTDNLYASPVMVRDLKERYDLKRTTVVSPDVGGVVRARGFSKRIDAPLAIIDKRRERAGESEVMNVIGDVEGRDCVLIDDIVDSGGTLVNAADALLKNGALSVSAYITHGVLSGGAVARVTASKLKELVITDSIQPTEAVRVARNIRVLSIATLMGQAIGRTASEESVSSLFD, encoded by the coding sequence ATGTCAGCCAAGAATGGCGCCATCAAGCTCGTGGCTGGCAACTCGAACCGGGCTCTGTCCGAAGCGATCGCGGCCTATCTCGCGGTGCCGCTGACCCAGGCGACTGTCCGCCGCTTCGCCGACATGGAAATCTTCGTCGAGATCCAAGAAAACGTCCGCGGTTCGGACGTTTTCATTCTGCAGTCGACATCGTTCCCCGCCAACGACCACTTGATGGAATTGCTCATCATCACGGATGCGCTGCGCCGCGCTTCGGCCCGCCGCATCACGGCGGTGCTGCCGTATTTTGGCTACGCGCGTCAGGACCGCAAAGTCGGTGGACGCACGCCGATCTCCGCGAAGCTCGTCGCCAACCTCATCACGCATTCGGGTGTCGACCGCGTCATGACGGTCGATCTGCACGCCGCGCAGATTCAAGGCTTCTTCGATATCCCGACCGATAACCTGTACGCTTCGCCCGTGATGGTGCGTGACCTGAAGGAACGTTACGACCTCAAGCGCACGACCGTCGTGTCGCCGGACGTCGGCGGCGTCGTGCGCGCGCGTGGCTTCTCGAAGCGTATCGATGCGCCGCTCGCCATCATCGACAAACGCCGCGAACGCGCCGGCGAATCCGAAGTCATGAACGTCATCGGTGACGTCGAAGGCCGCGACTGCGTCCTCATCGACGACATCGTCGACTCGGGCGGCACGCTGGTGAATGCTGCCGATGCGTTGCTGAAAAACGGCGCATTGTCTGTTTCGGCTTACATCACGCACGGCGTGCTCTCTGGCGGTGCGGTCGCGCGCGTCACCGCGTCGAAGCTGAAAGAACTCGTCATCACGGATTCGATCCAGCCGACCGAAGCCGTGCGCGTTGCGCGCAACATCCGCGTGCTCTCGATCGCGACGCTGATGGGGCAGGCGATCGGCCGCACCGCGTCCGAAGAGTCGGTGTCAAGCCTGTTTGACTAA
- a CDS encoding YbjN domain-containing protein, giving the protein MSLVDVTEQRESHPVDVVEHLAAIKDWAFDRSGADEISISIAGRWTDYHLSFTWMDEIESLHLACAFDCRVPERRRAEVLAMIAQVNEQLWIGHFDLWSRDGVIMFRHSIMLPDGIEPSRRQCELSMEAALDACERYYQAFQFVVWAGKSAREAIDSAMFETAGEA; this is encoded by the coding sequence ATGTCTTTGGTGGACGTTACCGAGCAGCGGGAGTCGCATCCCGTTGACGTCGTCGAACACCTTGCGGCGATTAAGGACTGGGCGTTCGATCGCTCCGGCGCTGACGAGATCTCGATCTCGATCGCGGGTCGCTGGACCGACTATCACCTCTCTTTCACCTGGATGGATGAGATCGAATCGCTGCATCTCGCATGCGCCTTCGATTGCCGTGTGCCGGAGCGCCGACGCGCCGAAGTGCTGGCGATGATCGCGCAGGTCAACGAGCAGCTCTGGATCGGTCACTTCGATCTCTGGAGCCGGGACGGCGTGATCATGTTCCGCCACTCCATCATGCTGCCGGACGGCATCGAGCCGTCGCGCCGGCAATGCGAGCTTTCGATGGAAGCCGCGCTCGACGCATGCGAGCGTTACTACCAAGCCTTCCAGTTCGTCGTCTGGGCCGGCAAGTCGGCGCGCGAGGCGATCGACTCCGCGATGTTCGAGACGGCCGGCGAGGCTTGA
- a CDS encoding serine hydrolase domain-containing protein: MKLPVVRLLMASAALLALTPAAQAQDAQGISRERLARIAPVMKQEVEKGTFPGAITLIARNGKVVHVETHGFQDAAKTKPMKRDTIFRMASMTKPMTTAAAMMLVEQGVFKIEDPISNLLPELKDLKVETKKADGSTEDVTARPITIQDLMRHTSGLFYAAPPPSERLAKAYNDANIEARQEDIAADEMLKRLGGIPLAHQPGTNFHYSISTDILGLLLERATKKPLSQVLDEMLIKPLGMKDTAFWVPAEKKARLAEVTDGDPAKPGSLRYCLDEATIKKSYFKGGAGLCSTIDDYYKFAQMVANGGEFGGKRYLSKKTVEFMLSDHLIGMGGSTSASTGPGYGFGLGFAVRRQDGFGWTAGSTGDAMWAGAFGTMFTIDPREKIVAIQLSQGATTRIRSRMLFKNLVYGAIVK, encoded by the coding sequence ATGAAGCTCCCCGTCGTCCGTTTGTTGATGGCGTCCGCCGCGTTGCTCGCGTTGACGCCCGCCGCTCAAGCACAAGACGCACAAGGCATTTCGCGCGAACGTCTCGCCCGCATCGCCCCTGTGATGAAGCAGGAAGTCGAGAAGGGCACATTCCCAGGTGCCATCACGCTGATCGCGCGCAACGGCAAGGTCGTGCATGTCGAGACGCACGGTTTCCAGGATGCCGCGAAGACGAAACCGATGAAGCGCGACACCATCTTCCGCATGGCGTCGATGACGAAGCCGATGACGACGGCCGCCGCGATGATGCTGGTCGAGCAGGGCGTCTTCAAGATCGAAGATCCAATCTCGAACCTGCTGCCCGAACTCAAAGACCTGAAAGTCGAGACGAAGAAAGCCGACGGCTCGACCGAGGACGTGACGGCGCGCCCGATCACGATCCAGGATCTGATGCGTCACACGTCGGGGCTTTTCTACGCGGCGCCGCCGCCGTCCGAGCGTCTCGCCAAAGCCTACAACGACGCCAACATCGAAGCGCGCCAGGAAGACATCGCGGCCGACGAAATGCTCAAGCGTCTCGGCGGCATTCCGCTCGCGCATCAACCGGGCACGAACTTCCATTACTCGATCTCGACCGACATCCTCGGTTTGCTGCTCGAGCGAGCGACGAAGAAGCCGCTCTCGCAAGTGCTCGACGAGATGCTGATCAAGCCGCTCGGCATGAAAGACACTGCGTTCTGGGTGCCGGCCGAGAAGAAGGCGCGCCTCGCCGAAGTCACCGACGGCGATCCCGCGAAGCCCGGCTCACTGCGTTACTGCCTCGACGAAGCGACGATCAAGAAGAGCTACTTCAAGGGCGGCGCCGGTCTCTGCTCGACGATCGACGACTACTACAAATTCGCGCAGATGGTTGCGAATGGCGGCGAGTTCGGCGGCAAGCGCTATCTCTCGAAGAAGACCGTCGAGTTCATGCTCAGCGATCATCTGATCGGCATGGGCGGCTCGACCTCCGCGTCGACCGGCCCGGGCTACGGCTTCGGCCTCGGCTTCGCGGTGCGCCGTCAGGACGGCTTCGGCTGGACCGCAGGCTCGACCGGCGATGCGATGTGGGCCGGCGCTTTCGGCACGATGTTCACCATCGATCCGCGTGAGAAGATCGTTGCGATCCAACTCTCGCAGGGCGCGACGACGCGCATCCGCAGCCGCATGCTGTTCAAGAATCTCGTCTACGGCGCGATCGTGAAGTAG